CCTTGACCGCCATGCCGGCGTCGGCTTCACGCAGGAAGCCAATGATCTGCTCTTCGGAAAACCGCTTCTTCACGTCCAATCTCCTGGTCAGGTGGGATTGGACTCCAAATCGCCGTGCTACTCAAAACCGGGGGGACGTCGTATCGACATCAATGGCGCAAGCTGAAGGGAGGCCGGCGACTATTTTTCAGGCTTGTAATGACCAGCGGGCGGCGCTGGGCATTCGTCAACCACACTCAATACACGTAGCTGGTCGCTCGCCGGGTGAAGCCAGGACACTGCACCCGTGAGAACCTCCGATCCCTGGGCACGCGGGACTCCCCCTGGTTAAGCACGGCTGAGGTAGATCAGCAGTTGCTTGGCACCTGGCCGCCAGCCCACAAGGAGCTGAACAGCAACCTGGCCGGAGCGCGGATTGGGTGGCGTATGCGCTAGGCTGGGCAGTCACCCGCCGTCGGCATCACACTCCGCAGAAGGCTATGTGGGGGGAGCCCGCGCTCTACTGGAGGACGCTGGTGCCTGATCCTTGGTTCCTGGTCGGTTGTGCTGCAGCGCACAAACACTTGTGCCGAGACGCGGGGGCTGCGACTCCGATTCTCGGGGGATAACGGTTACGACGTCGGCCGGCCGCAGGTCGTGACTTGCAGCGGCGTCCCGCTGGCGACGTTGGGGTTTGGTGCGGACGAAAGCACTTTGCACACAGGAATCGCTTCCCGGCTCATCCCTGCCGGCTCCGCTCGATCAAACGCAACAAGGGCATCTCGCGACGACCTGCGTTCGGGGCAGTCGCCTACTTCACCAGCAGTACCGGCAGGGCAGTCAGATGCAGCACCTCACTGGTCACCGAGCCCAACAGCGCGCCCTTGACGCCGCCCAGGCCGCGCGTACCCATCACAATCTGGTCACAGCCATGGCAGACGGCGAACTCGGCGATGGTTTGCGCCACCTGGCCCACCACCACGTGCGTATCCGCTGTCAGTTTGGCTGCCGCAAGCACCCCCGTGGCCGGTTCCAGGGCCGCCTGCGCTTCGTCTCGGTAATAGGCGTCCAACGCCTCCTTGCTCAAAAAACGTCGCACCAGACCGGAGGCGACCGGCGGCTGCACAGTGAGCAGCACCACCTCAAGGGGCTGGGCCAGGCGCGCGGCTGAAGCCGCCACCTCATTAGCGGCGCGCAGCGCGTGCTCGGAACCGTCAACCGCCAGCAGGATTTTCATATCTCAATGCTCTCGGGGTACATCGGGTGGCGACAACGGAACTTCATGTAGCGGCCCTCCTGGCACGCGCCTGGCCAGCAGCTTGCCAATTGCCACCACCAGCAGGGCGCCCAGCATCGGCGCCAGCCAGTGTATGGCCGGCAGGTGCGCGCCCAGCCAGTCGCTCACGTAGGGATCGGCAACCATCATCTGAGCTGCAACGTAGCCCAGCAGCGCAGCGCCCGCGGTAACGATCACCGGGTAGCGGTCCATAACCCGCAGGAGCACGGCACTGCTGAAAATAATCAGCGGGATGCTGATGGCAAGCCCCAGAACCAACAGCAGCGCGCTGCCCTTGGCGGCGGCGGCGATACCCACGACGTTGTCCAGACTCATTGCCACATCCGCCACCAGGATGGTGCGCACCGCGCCGCCAAGCGACGTGGTGACCATGCCGCCGTGGCCGTACTCGCCGGCCTGCGGACGCAGCAGGCCAACACCGATCCACAGCAGCAGGATGCCGCCCGCGAGCTTCAGGCCCGGATAGCTGAGGAGCGCAGCCGCCAACAGAGCCAGCAGCACGCGCATGGCGATGGCCGCACCGGTACCCAACAGTACCGCCTTGCGACGCTGTGCCGGCGGCAAGCCGCGGGATGCCAGGGCGATCACCACGGCGTTGTCGCCCGACAGGACAATGTCGATGCCAATGATTTGCAGTAACGCCAGCCAGAAGTCAGCGCCGGTGGGCAGGTCGTGCATGTCGGATGGTGGTTTGAGAAAAAGCGATTCTAACCGGCGAGGGAGTGTATCTTTTACCGACCCGCCGAGCCGCTGGCTCAAGGACGGCAGCAAAAGCACCCACCCGGAGGAAACACCATGCCCGCATTTACTCGCAGCGAAGCCAAACCCTGGGCCAAGGCCCACGTACGCGACTTTTACGCGGCACCGATCACGCCGCTGACCAAGGATTTCGAACTCGACGAGGCTGGTATTCGCGAGAATATCGAGGCCTACATTGACTGGGGCGTCAACGGCCTGGTGGTCGGCGGCTTTGCCAACGAGACCTGGAACATGCGCCCGGAATGGTGGTATCGCCTGCACGAGATCACCGCTGATGCGGTCAAAGGCCGCACGGATCTTTGGACCATCATCCTGGACCCCTGCGCCGAGGTCTGCCTGGACAAGCTCAAGCATGTCGAGAAGCTTGGCTTCTCCGGCGCCGAGTTGATGAACCCGATGACCCAGCTGCGCGGCGACGACGAGATCTACAACTTCTTCAAGTACATCACCGACCGCAGCGACATGGGCATCTGCCTGTACCGTACGCCGGTATCCGGCAAGGTGATGGGTCTGGAACTGCTAAAGCGCCTGGTCGATATCGAAACCGTGGTCTGCACCAAGCAGGGCAACCTGAACCGCGGCGAATCGCTGCTGCTGCGGCGCGAGCTGCGCGACGACTTCATCGTGTCGGACCCGACCGAGCACTTTTATCTGGACGACCTGCGCGAGGGTGGCCAGGTGCTGTTCGCCGAGTTCTCGTACCTGATTTACGGCCGCAAGCGCTCGGTGCTGCGCTCGTACGTGGACAAGGCGCGCGCCGGCAACTGGGAGGGGGCATACAGCGACTGGAAGAGCCTGCGCCCGATCTGGCACCTGTATGAGGACGAGTTCATGAACCCTCTGATCCGTACCGCCTCATACGCGTCCCTGATGTCCGTGATCAAGATCTGGTGCGAGACGCTCGGCCTTAAAACCGGCCCCATGAAGCCACCGGTGCAGCACTTGGCCCCGCACGACCGCGAGCGCCTGGTAGGCAAGATCAAGGACTTGGGACTGGTGTGACCGCCGGCCGGCGACTTCGCTTGTTGACAGCCATCACCTGACGCAGCGACCAGCTGAGGTGCACGGCGTGGAACATGCGCTACGCCGTGTACCTCTCTGCCTTTAGCGCCGGAGCAAGCCGGCCAACGCCTGCCCCGGTATGGGGACATAAAAAAGCCGGGACATACCCGGCTTTTTTATGCTGGATCCGCGCGCTCAATCAGCAGCAACCTGCTCCCTGGCGGGCCGATCCACCAATTCCACGTACGCCATGGGCGCCACGTCGCCGGTGCGAAAGCCGCACTTCAGAATACGCAAATACCCGCCGGGGCGGCTGGCGTAACGCGGGCCGATCTCCCCGAACAGCTTGGTCACTGCATCCCTGTCGCGCAGGCGGGCGAAAACGAGGCGCCGGTTTGCCAGGGTGTCGACTTTCGAGCGGGTAATCAGCGGCTCGATCACCCGCCGCAGCTCCTTGGCCTTGGGCAAGGTGGTCCGGATCAATTCCTCCCGCACCAGCGCGGTGGTCATGTTCTTGAACATTGCCAGCCGATGGCTGCTGTTGCGGCCCAGCTTACGGCCGGCTTTTCTGTGTCGCATGTCTGAAAGACCTCTTGGCGATTACGTTTAATGGTCCGTCAGGACGCCATCTCGGTTGGCGTTGGCAAGTCCGCCGGCGGCCAGTTCTCAAGCCGCATCCCCAACGACAAACCGTGCCGGGCGAGGGTTTCCTTGATCTCGTTGAGAGATTTCTTGCCCAGGTTCGGTGTACGCAGCAAATCCGCCTCGACCCGCTGAATCAGGTCACCAATGAAATGTATGTTCTCGGCTTTGAGGCAATTGGCCGAGCGTACCGTCAATTCAAGGTCCTCGACCGGGCG
This genomic stretch from Immundisolibacter sp. harbors:
- a CDS encoding universal stress protein translates to MKILLAVDGSEHALRAANEVAASAARLAQPLEVVLLTVQPPVASGLVRRFLSKEALDAYYRDEAQAALEPATGVLAAAKLTADTHVVVGQVAQTIAEFAVCHGCDQIVMGTRGLGGVKGALLGSVTSEVLHLTALPVLLVK
- a CDS encoding TerC family protein — translated: MHDLPTGADFWLALLQIIGIDIVLSGDNAVVIALASRGLPPAQRRKAVLLGTGAAIAMRVLLALLAAALLSYPGLKLAGGILLLWIGVGLLRPQAGEYGHGGMVTTSLGGAVRTILVADVAMSLDNVVGIAAAAKGSALLLVLGLAISIPLIIFSSAVLLRVMDRYPVIVTAGAALLGYVAAQMMVADPYVSDWLGAHLPAIHWLAPMLGALLVVAIGKLLARRVPGGPLHEVPLSPPDVPREH
- a CDS encoding dihydrodipicolinate synthase family protein is translated as MPAFTRSEAKPWAKAHVRDFYAAPITPLTKDFELDEAGIRENIEAYIDWGVNGLVVGGFANETWNMRPEWWYRLHEITADAVKGRTDLWTIILDPCAEVCLDKLKHVEKLGFSGAELMNPMTQLRGDDEIYNFFKYITDRSDMGICLYRTPVSGKVMGLELLKRLVDIETVVCTKQGNLNRGESLLLRRELRDDFIVSDPTEHFYLDDLREGGQVLFAEFSYLIYGRKRSVLRSYVDKARAGNWEGAYSDWKSLRPIWHLYEDEFMNPLIRTASYASLMSVIKIWCETLGLKTGPMKPPVQHLAPHDRERLVGKIKDLGLV
- the rplQ gene encoding 50S ribosomal protein L17, with product MRHRKAGRKLGRNSSHRLAMFKNMTTALVREELIRTTLPKAKELRRVIEPLITRSKVDTLANRRLVFARLRDRDAVTKLFGEIGPRYASRPGGYLRILKCGFRTGDVAPMAYVELVDRPAREQVAAD